One genomic region from Panthera tigris isolate Pti1 chromosome D1, P.tigris_Pti1_mat1.1, whole genome shotgun sequence encodes:
- the LOC102952764 gene encoding LOW QUALITY PROTEIN: NXPE family member 1 (The sequence of the model RefSeq protein was modified relative to this genomic sequence to represent the inferred CDS: inserted 1 base in 1 codon; deleted 1 base in 1 codon; substituted 1 base at 1 genomic stop codon) — protein sequence MSNSLLLVKKRSEESELNSSCRHKAATAYSIPHSEKNPKTVQDSFSTVKDTKTKLHLERYNGQRCSPDKTRSDQPAGRISQGWRSSLKDEEKEAALLTTKPVASCTQDFHPAANIGDTTGTSGSTKQSNVAVEMMKPPKVIDISQCNSNEKLKGXCQVRMKTPVPGGYTSEGRWITFCNQIQLNTMEINGSLKGTFIYLLGDSTLHHWIEYLSKLLKFYFFINFFHLPGTGIFEKHLFLGAERHIQIQWKKHRYSFVTLQLYSGIDEGYIPQENDGISDDKSTAIVITRGQHFRPFPIDIFICRAMNAREAITLLFLRSPATKVTFKTENRKMHIHTVRFGNFRGYIQYRTMXDVFKDLGVYVTDAWDMTITQGTNSVYPHDYVIRNQINMFLNSVC from the exons atgTCTAATAGTCTTTTACTAGTCAAGAAGAGAAGTGAAGAATCCGAGCTCAATTCCTCCTGCAGACACAAGGCTGCAACGGCATATAGTATACCTCATTCTGAGAAAAACCCGAAGACTGTGCAGGACAGCTTTTCCACAGTTAAAGATACGAAGACAAAGCTACATCTAGAAAGGTACAATGGGCAGAGATGCAGTCCTGACAAAACCCGCAGTGACCAACCAGCAGGAAGGATATCACAGGGGTGGAGGTCCTCCCTGAAGGATGAGG AGAAGGAGGCAGCCCTGCTTACCACCAAACCCGTGGCAAGTTGTACCCAGGACTTTCACCCAGCTGCAAACATAGGAGACACCACTGGAACATCTGGTTCTACTAAACA GTCCAATGTGGCAGTTGAAATGATGAAACCTCCTAAAGTCATTGACATCTCCCAGTGTAACAGTAA tgaaaaattaaaaggataatgCCAAGTCAGAATGAAGACTCCTGTCCCTGGTGGTTATACTTCAGAAGGAAGGTGGATTACATTTTGTAACCAGATTCAGTTAAATACAATGGAGATAAATGGCTCTTTGAAAGGAACATTCATTTATCTCCTGGGAGACTCTACCTTGCATCACTGGATCGAATACTTATCCAAACTT ttaaaattttatttttttataaacttttttcatcttcctggaaCTGGAATTTTTGAGAAGCATTTATTCTTGGGTGCAGAAAGACACATTCAGATTCAGTGG AAAAAACATAGGTACTCTTTTGTCACCCTTCAGCTCTACTCTGGGATAGACGAGGGTTATATTCCTCAGGAAAATGATGGGATATCAGATGACAAAAGCACAGCCATCGTCATCACACGTGGCCAACACTTCAGGCCCTTCCCCATTGACATTTTCATTTGCAGGGCCATGAATGCCCGAGAAGCTATTACACTACTATTCCTAAGAAGCCCAGCCACTAAAGTGACCTTTAAGACAGAAAACAGGAAgatgcacatacacacagtcaGGTTTGGAAACTTCCGTGGTTACATTCAATATCGTACCA AGGACGTTTTCAAAGATCTCGGTGTGTATGTCACTGATGCCTGGGACATGACTATTACACAAGGCACTAATAGTGTCTACCCACATGACTATGTAATTAGAAATCAGATCAACATGTTTTTAAACTCCGTTTGCTAA